One Enterococcus silesiacus genomic window carries:
- the celD gene encoding PTS cellobiose transporter subunit IIC (phosphoenolpyruvate-dependent sugar phosphotransferase system; catalyzes the phosphorylation of incoming sugar substrates concomitant with their translocation across the cell membrane; IIB is phosphorylated by IIA and then transfers the phosphoryl group to the sugar; IIC forms the translocation channel) encodes MNKVFTFLETKLMPPLNKVANLRFIRAIMQAGIITVPFTIVGSIFLIINNLPQIIPPLAPFFENTILKFAPIYSVATTMSIGSIAIFYCLATAYYLTDIYRKEESDGLSSFVGAILGLFAFLMTIVQTDIVNGGAQLIQSESETSIVYNGVALGGWVTRFSGVGIFIGIITAVISTQIYRWCVKKNITIRMPEGVPDGVSKAFASLIPAIFIAFVMLFINTILAVFHTDLHGLLSKPFEFVKDLTGSWLGIIVIMLLIHLLWAVGVHGTAVIKNSFINPILLVALTENIDGGSNIFAGDFVNMYIFIGGAGSTLGLVLLMIFAAKSDQLKVLGKAAVLPGLFNINEPVIFGAPIVYNPYLIIPFIVTPLINVTIAYFASSLGLVNKVITGIPWISPVGIGAFLGTGGDFRAVLIAFINLAVSIVCYYPFFKMYDGKLYGEQMAALEKD; translated from the coding sequence ATGAATAAAGTATTTACATTTTTGGAAACGAAACTAATGCCGCCTTTGAATAAAGTTGCAAACTTGCGCTTTATTCGAGCGATCATGCAAGCTGGGATCATTACGGTGCCGTTTACGATCGTCGGATCGATTTTTCTGATCATCAATAATTTGCCGCAAATCATTCCGCCGCTAGCACCGTTTTTTGAGAATACGATTTTGAAATTCGCACCGATTTATAGTGTGGCTACCACCATGTCGATCGGCTCGATTGCGATTTTTTACTGTTTGGCGACTGCTTATTATTTGACGGATATTTATCGGAAAGAAGAAAGTGACGGACTGAGTAGTTTTGTTGGAGCAATTTTAGGATTGTTTGCCTTTTTAATGACGATTGTACAAACAGATATCGTCAATGGCGGTGCTCAGCTGATACAATCGGAAAGTGAAACATCGATTGTTTATAATGGGGTCGCACTTGGCGGTTGGGTCACTCGTTTTAGTGGCGTTGGGATTTTTATTGGGATCATCACAGCCGTTATTTCTACTCAGATTTATCGTTGGTGTGTGAAAAAAAATATTACGATTCGGATGCCAGAAGGCGTTCCTGATGGTGTAAGTAAAGCTTTTGCTTCATTGATTCCTGCTATTTTTATTGCGTTTGTGATGTTATTTATCAATACGATTTTAGCTGTGTTCCATACTGATTTACATGGATTGTTATCAAAACCATTTGAGTTTGTTAAAGATTTGACCGGTTCTTGGTTGGGAATTATTGTAATTATGTTATTGATCCATCTACTTTGGGCCGTTGGAGTTCATGGAACGGCTGTGATCAAGAATAGTTTTATCAACCCGATTTTATTGGTGGCATTAACAGAGAATATTGATGGCGGATCAAATATTTTCGCTGGAGATTTTGTGAATATGTATATCTTTATCGGTGGTGCTGGTAGTACGCTTGGATTGGTTTTGTTGATGATTTTCGCAGCAAAATCCGATCAGTTAAAAGTACTGGGTAAAGCGGCAGTGCTGCCAGGCTTGTTTAATATCAATGAGCCGGTGATTTTCGGGGCACCGATCGTTTATAATCCTTATTTGATCATCCCGTTTATTGTGACGCCTTTGATCAATGTCACGATTGCTTATTTTGCTTCTTCTCTTGGATTGGTGAATAAAGTAATTACTGGGATTCCTTGGATTTCGCCTGTGGGAATCGGGGCGTTTCTGGGAACTGGCGGTGATTTTAGAGCGGTGCTGATTGCTTTTATTAACTTAGCTGTTTCGATTGTTTGTTATTATCCATTTTTCAAAATGTATGATGGAAAATTGTATGGGGAACAGATGGCGGCTTTGGAGAAGGATTAA
- a CDS encoding serine dehydratase: MSEKQFKYKSAFDIIGPIMVGPSSSHTAGAVRIGNLARALYKYTPKKLVVTFYGSFAETYKGHGTAVAIVAGVLGFETHDERIPEAIELAEKQGVMIEFLVSAKETEHANTVNLALIDDQEKLNITAISIGGGSIQLTEINHHSTLLGQKKGNGLVFTSDQPKLAVSGVEDALENPTFVQIQQLNKETIFFVETFSDISQKLVAKIKGIPGVTAVIPTTG; this comes from the coding sequence ATGTCAGAGAAACAGTTTAAGTATAAAAGTGCTTTTGATATCATTGGTCCAATCATGGTCGGCCCGTCTAGCTCGCACACGGCTGGAGCGGTTAGAATTGGTAATCTGGCAAGAGCGCTTTATAAATATACACCTAAAAAGTTAGTCGTTACTTTCTACGGCTCATTTGCTGAAACGTACAAAGGTCATGGCACAGCAGTCGCAATTGTTGCAGGAGTTTTAGGGTTTGAAACACATGATGAACGGATTCCAGAAGCGATTGAGCTTGCTGAAAAGCAAGGGGTAATGATTGAATTTTTGGTTAGCGCTAAGGAAACAGAACATGCCAATACAGTTAATCTGGCATTGATTGATGACCAAGAAAAGCTGAATATAACAGCTATTTCGATTGGTGGCGGTAGTATTCAACTAACAGAGATCAATCATCATTCAACTCTTTTGGGTCAGAAAAAAGGAAATGGCTTAGTTTTTACCTCAGATCAGCCTAAATTGGCGGTTTCGGGTGTTGAAGATGCTTTAGAAAATCCGACTTTTGTACAGATTCAGCAATTGAACAAGGAGACGATCTTCTTTGTTGAAACGTTTAGTGATATTAGTCAGAAATTAGTAGCAAAAATTAAAGGGATACCGGGGGTAACAGCAGTTATACCGACGACCGGCTAA
- a CDS encoding 6-phospho-beta-glucosidase, producing the protein MTHTFPENFLWGASISAHQTEGAYQSDGKGLSVQDTRQRDNHDIADFTVAVDHYHHYKEDIRLLAEMGIKVFRFSIAWTRIFPNGRGEINQKGLQHYSDVIDELLKYDIQPYITLNHFDLPQALEDEGGWSVRSTVDAFKIYAETLFDAYGDRVKHWLTINEPNIMLLVDKKILGKEIPLQEKYQQFHHLMIAEKYAFKRCHELIEGGQIGPVPNISLVYPATSKPMDNQAALYFNSVRNWAYLDFSCFGRYNAVFKDYLNRNNITIEYAAEDQELMENNFPDFVAMNFYTTVTVEKPTEKDGMANGISDQQSEDIMEWGFYKGFTNPYLKKNEFNWTIDPDGLKTTLQTLYDRYHLPIIITENGLGAKDELTADGKIHDPYRISYLEQHIEQCLQAIEAGVDLIGYSPWSAIDLISVHEGISKRYGFIYVDRTEHDKKELTRYKKDSFYWYQTLIETNQLPS; encoded by the coding sequence ATGACACATACATTTCCAGAAAATTTTCTATGGGGCGCGTCCATTTCCGCCCATCAAACAGAAGGCGCTTATCAAAGCGACGGTAAAGGCTTAAGTGTGCAAGACACACGCCAAAGAGATAATCATGACATCGCAGATTTTACTGTGGCTGTGGATCACTATCATCACTATAAAGAGGATATTCGCTTGTTAGCTGAGATGGGCATCAAGGTTTTCCGTTTCTCAATTGCTTGGACACGCATTTTTCCAAATGGACGTGGTGAAATCAATCAAAAAGGATTGCAACATTATAGCGACGTCATTGACGAGTTATTAAAATACGATATTCAACCGTATATTACATTAAATCACTTTGACTTACCTCAAGCGTTAGAAGATGAAGGCGGTTGGAGCGTTCGCAGTACCGTAGATGCCTTCAAAATTTATGCTGAGACCTTATTTGATGCATACGGTGACCGCGTAAAGCATTGGCTAACGATCAATGAGCCAAACATCATGCTTTTAGTCGATAAAAAAATTCTAGGTAAAGAGATCCCATTACAAGAAAAATACCAACAATTCCATCACCTAATGATCGCTGAAAAATATGCCTTCAAACGGTGCCATGAATTAATCGAAGGCGGACAAATTGGTCCTGTACCGAATATTTCTCTTGTCTATCCAGCAACTAGCAAACCAATGGACAATCAAGCCGCGCTTTATTTTAACAGCGTTCGTAACTGGGCTTATCTAGATTTTTCTTGTTTCGGTCGTTATAACGCGGTCTTCAAAGACTATTTAAACCGTAATAATATCACGATTGAATATGCCGCTGAAGATCAAGAATTGATGGAAAATAACTTCCCAGATTTTGTTGCCATGAATTTTTACACCACTGTCACTGTAGAAAAACCAACTGAAAAAGACGGTATGGCAAACGGTATCAGCGATCAGCAAAGTGAAGATATCATGGAATGGGGCTTTTATAAAGGCTTTACCAATCCTTATTTGAAGAAAAATGAATTCAATTGGACCATCGATCCAGACGGCTTAAAAACCACGTTGCAGACACTGTATGATCGCTATCACTTGCCGATCATTATTACCGAGAATGGTTTAGGGGCAAAAGATGAACTAACAGCTGACGGCAAGATTCACGATCCGTACCGAATCAGCTACTTGGAACAACATATCGAGCAATGTCTACAGGCCATCGAAGCTGGCGTTGACTTGATTGGTTACAGTCCATGGTCAGCGATCGATCTAATCAGTGTTCACGAAGGCATCAGCAAGCGCTATGGTTTTATTTATGTCGATCGCACAGAACACGATAAAAAAGAACTTACTCGCTATAAAAAAGACAGTTTTTACTGGTATCAAACATTGATCGAAACAAATCAACTGCCCTCATAA
- a CDS encoding transporter translates to METQVEKTVANKSSAGLIFALMAGYSMIYMDKSMISTAVLPMAKEFNLDAGQTGMIMSFFFLGYSLMQIPGGWLADKIGAKKVLMLSLAIISIFSFAFGAVSSLMLFIAIRFFAGLGHGGYPPSCSKSIADNFPQERRTFIQSLILSTSGIGGILAFTLGTNLINANWRYGYLALGTLFAVAFVLVGIFVPKQATSAKTGTSNKPAIKFSQVITNRNVLVLFVAMLLLNFLLYGNMSWLPSFLAQKFAIDIKTIGYLLAVNAVFQTAATMFAGALLSKLFLGKERMFILSTTVLAAILVVAFVASNNLVLSMICLIAVSMVSVSAFTAIFTWPHKIMDPSIIGSSIGIINTGGTLGGFLAPMILGQLIKAAGGSFTLAFGFMAAASLLCGLCALGVKKEA, encoded by the coding sequence ATGGAGACACAAGTTGAAAAAACAGTAGCAAACAAAAGTAGTGCTGGGTTGATTTTTGCCTTAATGGCTGGTTATTCGATGATTTATATGGATAAGAGTATGATCTCTACCGCAGTTTTACCAATGGCCAAAGAGTTTAATTTGGATGCTGGTCAAACAGGAATGATCATGTCATTCTTTTTCCTAGGTTATTCGTTGATGCAGATTCCCGGTGGTTGGTTAGCAGATAAAATCGGCGCAAAAAAGGTGTTAATGCTGTCACTAGCAATTATTTCAATTTTTTCATTCGCATTTGGTGCAGTGAGCAGCTTGATGTTATTTATAGCTATCCGCTTTTTTGCGGGTCTAGGTCATGGTGGTTATCCGCCCAGCTGTTCAAAATCAATTGCCGATAATTTCCCGCAAGAACGTAGAACCTTTATCCAATCATTGATTCTATCAACATCAGGTATCGGTGGTATTTTAGCATTCACCTTGGGGACTAATTTGATCAATGCAAATTGGCGTTATGGGTACTTAGCATTAGGAACATTATTTGCGGTTGCATTTGTACTGGTAGGTATTTTTGTTCCCAAACAAGCAACTAGCGCAAAAACAGGGACAAGCAATAAACCAGCAATTAAGTTTAGTCAGGTAATCACGAACCGTAATGTATTAGTATTATTCGTAGCAATGCTATTGTTAAATTTTCTGCTTTATGGAAATATGTCATGGTTGCCAAGCTTTTTAGCACAAAAATTTGCAATTGATATTAAAACAATTGGTTATCTATTAGCCGTTAACGCAGTCTTCCAAACCGCAGCGACGATGTTTGCAGGTGCGTTGTTGTCAAAACTATTTTTAGGTAAAGAACGCATGTTTATTCTTAGTACAACAGTTTTAGCTGCAATTTTAGTGGTTGCCTTTGTTGCATCAAATAATTTGGTATTATCAATGATTTGTTTGATCGCTGTAAGTATGGTTTCAGTAAGTGCCTTTACAGCAATCTTCACATGGCCGCATAAAATCATGGATCCATCGATCATTGGGTCTTCAATTGGCATCATTAATACAGGTGGAACCTTGGGCGGGTTTTTAGCACCAATGATTTTAGGACAATTGATTAAAGCCGCTGGAGGTTCATTTACATTAGCGTTTGGCTTTATGGCAGCAGCTAGTCTTCTTTGCGGCCTGTGTGCCTTAGGAGTGAAAAAAGAAGCGTAA
- a CDS encoding ribose-phosphate pyrophosphokinase (catalyzes the formation of 5-phospho-alpha-D-ribose 1-phosphate from D-ribose 5-phosphate and ATP): protein MSKHYFDPRLKIFSLNSNRPLAEKIAAAVGVELGKSSVTQFSDGEIQVNIEESIRGSHVYIIQSTSSPVNDNLMELLIMIDALKRASAKTINVVMPYYGYARQDRKARAREPITAKLVANMLEKAGATRMLTLDLHAVQIQGFFDIPVDHLMGAPLIADYFMEHGIQGDDVVVVSPDHGGVTRARKLAEYLKSPIAIIDKRRPKANVAEVMNIIGHVEGKICVLIDDMIDTAGTISLAANALQEAGAKEVYASCTHPVLSGPALQRIEDSAIKRLVVTDSIYLSDDRKIDKIDEISVGELIGDAIKRIHENKPVSPLFETKRR, encoded by the coding sequence ATGTCAAAACATTATTTTGATCCTAGATTGAAAATCTTTTCTCTTAACTCGAATCGTCCATTAGCGGAAAAAATCGCTGCAGCTGTCGGTGTCGAATTAGGAAAATCTTCTGTCACTCAATTCAGTGATGGTGAAATTCAAGTAAATATTGAAGAAAGTATTCGTGGCTCTCACGTTTATATCATCCAATCAACAAGTAGTCCAGTTAACGATAATTTAATGGAATTGTTGATCATGATCGATGCGTTAAAACGTGCTAGTGCAAAAACAATCAACGTTGTAATGCCTTATTATGGTTATGCACGTCAAGATCGTAAAGCACGTGCCCGTGAACCGATCACAGCGAAACTTGTAGCAAATATGCTTGAAAAAGCAGGAGCAACTAGAATGTTGACATTAGATTTACATGCCGTTCAAATTCAAGGATTCTTCGATATTCCAGTGGATCACTTGATGGGCGCTCCATTGATCGCAGATTACTTCATGGAACACGGCATTCAAGGCGATGATGTTGTGGTTGTATCTCCTGACCATGGTGGTGTGACACGTGCCCGTAAACTTGCGGAATACTTGAAATCACCGATCGCAATCATCGACAAACGCCGTCCAAAAGCGAATGTCGCTGAAGTAATGAACATTATTGGACATGTAGAAGGCAAAATTTGTGTCTTGATCGATGACATGATCGACACAGCTGGGACAATTTCACTCGCTGCCAATGCGTTACAAGAAGCTGGCGCAAAAGAAGTGTATGCTTCATGTACACACCCAGTTTTATCAGGACCTGCTTTACAACGTATTGAAGATTCTGCTATCAAACGTTTAGTTGTAACAGATTCTATCTATCTTTCTGATGATCGTAAAATCGACAAAATCGATGAAATCAGTGTTGGTGAATTAATTGGTGATGCCATTAAACGTATCCATGAAAACAAACCAGTTAGTCCGTTGTTTGAAACAAAACGCCGTTAA
- a CDS encoding multifunctional 2',3'-cyclic-nucleotide 2'-phosphodiesterase/5'-nucleotidase/3'-nucleotidase yields MKKSLLRKRWFSLQLLVAIIFCASGTTTALAIENQSNPETTQKSITKKAQKLTILGTSDVHGQLWDWSYEDDKQTPVGLSQVSTVVQNIRSENPNGTILIDNGDMNQGTILTDDLYNKTPLIGRPNPMIKAMNYMKYDAMVLGNHEFNFGLDLIKKLDNEAAFPILSANTYVKESKSRFVGGTTKKDIDLDGDGSKDLTVGIIGLTTPQIPLWDGAKVDSLYFNPLKEEAEKAVAELKDDTDIIVASIHAGRQNSDPAASADQVINYVPGIDAYILGHDHRSFAEQIQGPNGLVPVAGPKDTGTEMVKIELDIEKAGDKWQVKNSDAAIVSTKTVPADEALKAETKEYHDKTREFISEKIGTATGNFLPAEEVKGIPEAQLRPTAMISLINNVQRKATGAQLAASALFKADSKLNAGDISYSNIFDIYKYPNTLVSVNITGENLLKYMENQADYYNTPSPDDLTISFNEKIRVYNYDIFSGISYKIDISKPHGERIINPTIDGKPVDLTANYTIAMNNYRYEGLLTQGIVTGEPIKSTDPETLRGLIADYIREKQTLDPTVEIENNWEVIGYHFNKNWRDLAVKLVNDGTLQTEPAADGRTPNVKPITKQEVINAGFSPESFTIMHTNDVHGRLEGNGKDVLGMARLKTYKELVQPDLLIDAGDVFQGLPISNFSKGMDMADVMNEVGYDAIAVGNHEFDFGFETAMEYKNRLNFPILSNNTFKNGELVFEPYTIVDKNGKKYAIIGVTTPETATKTHPNNVKDVTFADPIAETKKAINKIKNSGEAVTAYVVTGHLGIDETTPHEWRGDTLAETLSKEFSDLNITVLDGHSHTAVDGGKKFGNVMYTQTGNYLNNVGLVDVDLTDLNIKTASLTPADTLADLEENPAVKALVDQAKKNFEAWGSEVVIENNPYQFNGERDNIRTRETNLGNLIGDAMLTYGQHGFKNKTDFAVTNGGGIRANIEPGKVTLGDIIAVMPFGNSISQISVTGAEVKDMFELSLRSMAQKDETGKVILDDYNQPKLGANGGFLHVSSTIRVHYDSTKKGSLLPADEGNGTDKTIVGERVLQIEVQDHTTGKFAPIDEKATYYMATNDFLAAGGDGYDMLGGEREEGPSLDTVLIDHLKQGTNLRLYNAAINIDLAQYKEAFPGERIISISEAEFNKKNKPEPVPNPDPKNPTKPDEIKVAKPVGKTADYPKMGETIVAYSGLGLLIIGLSGYGFYEYNRKRNIG; encoded by the coding sequence GTGAAGAAGTCATTGTTACGCAAAAGGTGGTTTAGTTTACAACTATTGGTTGCTATTATTTTCTGTGCTAGTGGGACGACAACTGCCCTAGCAATTGAGAATCAATCAAATCCTGAAACTACGCAAAAGAGTATCACAAAAAAGGCCCAGAAATTAACGATTTTAGGGACATCCGACGTCCACGGCCAGCTATGGGACTGGTCTTATGAAGATGATAAACAAACACCTGTCGGGCTTTCTCAAGTCAGTACTGTTGTACAAAACATCCGTTCAGAAAATCCGAATGGAACCATTCTGATCGATAATGGAGATATGAACCAAGGAACAATCTTGACAGATGATCTTTATAACAAAACACCTTTGATCGGTCGACCGAATCCTATGATCAAAGCTATGAATTACATGAAATATGATGCAATGGTGTTGGGGAACCATGAATTCAATTTTGGCTTAGATTTAATCAAAAAACTGGATAATGAAGCTGCGTTTCCGATCTTATCAGCCAACACTTATGTCAAAGAGTCCAAAAGTCGCTTTGTTGGCGGAACGACTAAAAAAGATATTGATTTAGACGGCGATGGCAGCAAAGATTTAACTGTCGGTATCATCGGTCTGACAACACCGCAAATTCCTTTATGGGATGGGGCTAAAGTAGACAGCTTATATTTCAATCCCTTGAAAGAAGAAGCAGAAAAAGCTGTTGCTGAGCTAAAAGACGATACGGATATCATCGTCGCGTCGATCCACGCTGGTCGTCAAAATTCTGACCCTGCTGCAAGTGCCGATCAAGTCATCAATTATGTCCCAGGTATCGACGCCTACATTTTAGGGCATGATCACCGGTCTTTCGCAGAACAAATCCAAGGGCCAAACGGACTTGTTCCAGTAGCAGGACCTAAAGATACTGGAACAGAGATGGTCAAAATCGAGCTTGATATTGAAAAAGCAGGAGACAAATGGCAAGTCAAAAACAGTGATGCTGCTATTGTAAGCACCAAAACGGTACCAGCAGATGAGGCATTAAAAGCTGAAACGAAAGAATACCATGACAAAACAAGAGAATTTATCTCTGAAAAAATCGGAACAGCAACTGGAAACTTTTTACCCGCTGAAGAAGTGAAAGGAATCCCAGAAGCTCAACTTCGTCCGACTGCGATGATTTCTCTGATCAACAATGTCCAACGAAAAGCAACAGGCGCTCAACTAGCCGCTTCTGCGCTCTTTAAAGCGGACAGTAAGTTGAATGCAGGAGATATCTCATACTCAAACATCTTTGATATTTATAAATACCCTAACACACTAGTCAGTGTCAATATAACTGGGGAAAACCTACTGAAATACATGGAAAATCAGGCGGATTACTACAATACACCTAGCCCAGATGATTTAACAATCAGCTTTAATGAAAAAATTCGTGTGTATAACTATGACATTTTTTCAGGAATTTCTTATAAGATCGATATTTCTAAACCACATGGTGAGCGGATTATCAATCCAACGATTGACGGCAAACCAGTCGATCTTACAGCAAACTATACCATTGCTATGAATAATTACCGTTATGAAGGTTTACTAACACAGGGAATCGTTACGGGGGAACCAATCAAATCAACTGATCCAGAAACACTGCGCGGATTGATCGCAGATTATATTCGTGAAAAACAAACTCTTGACCCCACAGTTGAAATTGAGAATAACTGGGAAGTAATTGGCTATCATTTTAATAAAAACTGGCGTGATTTGGCTGTTAAATTAGTCAATGACGGAACATTGCAGACAGAGCCTGCTGCAGATGGCCGAACACCAAATGTCAAACCGATCACCAAACAAGAGGTGATCAATGCAGGTTTTTCGCCCGAATCATTCACCATCATGCATACTAATGATGTGCATGGACGTTTAGAAGGCAATGGGAAAGATGTTTTAGGAATGGCTCGTTTGAAAACCTATAAAGAATTGGTTCAACCAGATCTTTTGATTGACGCAGGCGATGTCTTCCAAGGTCTGCCGATTTCTAATTTCTCTAAAGGAATGGATATGGCAGACGTAATGAATGAAGTGGGCTACGATGCTATAGCCGTCGGTAACCATGAATTTGACTTTGGTTTTGAAACAGCCATGGAATACAAGAACAGACTGAATTTCCCAATCTTATCCAACAACACATTTAAAAATGGGGAATTGGTCTTTGAACCTTACACAATCGTTGATAAAAATGGAAAAAAATACGCTATTATCGGCGTAACAACACCTGAAACAGCAACTAAAACTCACCCAAACAATGTAAAAGATGTAACGTTTGCCGATCCAATCGCTGAAACGAAAAAGGCGATCAATAAAATCAAAAATTCAGGAGAAGCAGTTACTGCCTATGTTGTTACGGGACATTTAGGAATCGATGAAACCACCCCTCATGAATGGCGTGGCGATACGTTGGCTGAAACACTAAGTAAAGAATTTTCCGATTTGAATATTACTGTTTTGGATGGTCATTCACATACAGCCGTGGATGGCGGGAAAAAATTTGGCAACGTGATGTACACACAAACTGGAAATTATCTAAACAACGTCGGTTTAGTTGATGTTGATTTGACAGATCTCAACATCAAAACGGCTTCATTAACACCCGCAGACACATTAGCAGATCTAGAAGAAAATCCTGCTGTTAAAGCGTTAGTTGATCAAGCTAAAAAGAACTTTGAAGCCTGGGGCTCAGAAGTTGTGATTGAAAATAATCCTTATCAATTTAACGGTGAGCGCGACAATATTCGAACCAGAGAAACGAATTTGGGCAATCTGATTGGCGATGCAATGTTAACTTACGGACAGCATGGCTTCAAAAACAAAACCGATTTCGCGGTCACAAATGGTGGCGGTATCCGAGCAAATATTGAACCTGGCAAAGTGACGTTAGGTGATATCATTGCTGTAATGCCATTTGGCAACAGCATCTCTCAAATCAGCGTTACAGGTGCCGAAGTCAAAGATATGTTTGAGCTATCCCTTCGTTCAATGGCTCAAAAAGACGAAACTGGCAAAGTCATATTAGATGACTACAATCAACCAAAACTTGGGGCAAATGGCGGTTTCCTTCATGTCTCTAGCACGATTCGTGTACATTATGATTCAACTAAAAAAGGTTCTTTACTGCCAGCAGACGAAGGCAATGGAACAGATAAAACCATTGTTGGAGAACGAGTATTGCAAATTGAAGTCCAAGACCACACGACTGGAAAATTTGCCCCAATTGATGAAAAAGCAACATATTATATGGCTACGAATGACTTCTTAGCAGCTGGCGGCGATGGTTACGATATGCTAGGCGGCGAACGTGAAGAAGGCCCTTCTTTAGATACCGTCTTGATCGATCATCTAAAACAAGGAACAAACCTTCGTCTATACAATGCCGCAATAAATATCGATCTCGCACAATACAAAGAAGCCTTTCCAGGCGAACGAATCATCTCCATTTCAGAAGCTGAATTTAATAAGAAAAACAAACCCGAACCTGTACCAAATCCAGATCCAAAAAATCCAACGAAACCAGATGAGATAAAAGTAGCCAAACCTGTTGGAAAAACAGCAGATTATCCGAAAATGGGTGAAACAATTGTCGCTTATAGTGGTTTAGGTTTACTTATCATTGGTCTTTCTGGTTATGGTTTTTATGAATATAATCGGAAACGGAACATTGGATAG